Within Chelatococcus sp. HY11, the genomic segment ACCGCTATCCCGGCGAGCGCCCCCCAGAAGCTGATGCGGAAGCCGTCGATATAGGCGAGGACATTGGCGTTCTGGCTTACGATGTCCGCCAGCGCCGCCACCCCACGCTCCCGACTGAGCTCGGCGGAACCGCCAGCGCCGGCGAAATGCGACGCGAGGCGCTCGACCCGCGCTGTGACGGCCGCGCTCGAGGCGGGTACATGGAGCCCAAGAAGATAAGAGTGAAGCTGCTCGCGCTGCCTTAGCCACGTCGCCATCAGGCTGATCGCCATTTCCGCGCCGCCCAGCCGCAGGACCTGCACATAGGCTGCCGATGCTGTCGCGAACTTGGGATCGGAGTTCGCGAGGATATAAACCACGGCCGCGAGGAAAGTGAAACCTTGTCCGACGGCCTGGATCATCAGCATGGGAATGAAGGTCCAGGGTGACCATTCCCGGGTGATCATGGTGCCCATCTGTCCGGCGATGGCGAAGGCAACGAAGCCGATCAGGAGGGATAGGCGGATATCGAAGCGGCGAATCATGACGACCGCGATCGGCATCACCAGCGTCAGCGGCACCGCGGTCCCGAGGACGATTGGCAATCCGATCTGCTCGGGCCGCAGTCCAACGACGTTGCTCAGGAAATTGGGAACCAACAGGCTGTTGGAAATGCTCGCGATGTCGAAACAGAGAATGCTGATGAAGGCGAGGATGATATTGGGTGATGAAATGACTTTGTGTGTCGCCCATGGCTGTTGAACGACAGCTTCATTGACAATAAAGCCGATGAGCAGCGCTCCACCGGCAAGAAGAAGCGACAGCACGAGACCGGATTCAAACCAGTCCAGCCGGTTTCCCTGGTCCAGTGCGACGTAGATCAGCGCCCAGCTCGCCCCGAGCAGCGCCATTCCTCCCCAGTCCCCGCCGGCCCATAGAGCGGCGTTCACCGTCTCCCGTTTTGTCCCGAGCATGACGAGCAAGCCGATCATGGGCGCCAGAACGACATCCTGCCAGTAGACCCATTCCCAGCCGAGGTATTGCTCGTAAAAGCCGACGATCGCAACGCCGACGCTCTGCGAGAAGGCCAGCCGGAAAGCATAGATGGCCAGTGCCGGCGCCCACCACCGAATGGGCAGGGTTCGCAATATGATCATGATGGTCGCTGGAATGAAGACGCCAAGCAGCAATCCGCGTAGCGCGTGCAGAACGAGAAGAAATTCCCAGCTGCGAACCTCGGGTATCAAAGCCGACAACCCGGCATAGACAATGCTGGGCAAGACCAGTACGCGGCGAATTCCAAAGGTCGCCGCGAGCCAGGCGACAGCGGGCGCCACGACGATCTGCGGTGCCGTGGCTATCGTGTTGAGCCACGCGCCCTGGTCGAAGCTGAGGCCGAACCCGCCACGCAGATCGGGCAAAGCCATCGCGAAGAGACGCGTATCAAAGCCCACAAGGAATGAGCCCAGCAGCACCGCGGCCACGGCGAAGGCAGGTCGCGGGCTTGTCTCAGCCCCGGTCGTGCCGGTTGCGGTGCTGGCGACCGTCATCGCGTCACCGGCGCTCATCTGTGTGGATCTCGGCCTCCACGGACATGCCCGCGCGCAACTTCTCCTTGATGGGCTGGCCGTCATCGATCGAGATGCGGACTGGTATGCGCTGCACGACCTTCGTGAAGTTGCCCGTCGCGTTGTCCGGCGGAAGCAGGGCAAAGACCGCTCCGCTGGCCGGGGAAATGCGCTCGACATGCCCCTTGATGGTCTGTCCCGGAAACGCATCGACAGTGATGTCCACCCGCTGACCGGGCTCGACCTTTGTGAGCTGCGTTTCCTTGAAGCTCGCGATCACGTGGACGCTGGGCAACGGTACTGTGGCGATCAGGTTCGTGCCGATATTGACATAATCGGACACCTGCACGAGCCGCGCGCCCACATTGCCGTCGAACGGCGCGACGATGGCCGTATAGCCGAGCTTGAGCTGAGCACTCTCGAGTGTCGCCTTGGCTGCATCCAGCCCTGCTTGCAGGCTCCCCTCCTGGCCGATGAAGACGTCGAGCTGGCTTTTCTGCGCGGTGATGGCGGCATTCGCCTGCTGGACGCTCGCGGTGGCTTGGGCGAGATTCGATGTGGCCTGCTGCAGGCGCTGTTCCGTACCCGCGAGCCCCCCCTTCACGAGTGCCTGCTGACGGTTGAATTCCTCGCTGCTCTCGGTTTCGGCCGCTCGCGCCGACGCGAGCTGGGCCTCGGCGCTGGTGACGAGCGCCCGTTGCAGGGCTTCCTGGTTCTTCAGGTTGGCGAGGGCGGCGCGCGCGCCGGCTACCCCCGCCTTCGCGGCATCCACGGCCGCGATGTAGTCGGCAGGGTCGATTTCGACCAGCGGCTGGCCGGCCTTCACGGATTGATAGTCCGCGACCAGCACACGCTTGATGTTGCCGCTGACACGTGCGCTCAGCATGGAAACATCCGACTGGATATAAGCGTCATCGGTGGACTGGGTGGCGCGATTGCTCACCCATGAGGCCCATCGCTCATTCGTCAGGACAAGAAGCCCACAGACCAAGACGATCGCGGCTATCGGTATGGCCAGGCGGCGAAGCGCCGCGAGACCGGGGGACGCCGGCGGGATGGCGACCGCCGGCGTCGCTGCTGGCGTTGCAGTGTTCGGCAGGGAGCCGATTTCGTCCGCGTGTGACATGATCAAGCCGTCCCGGAGCAGCCCGCCGGGGGCTGGTGTTGCGGGTTAGTGCCGCCAGATTAGACGCGCTCTCTCAGCGGCTCTTTCCAGAAACCATCGTGCGGGGGATTGAGCGTGCATGGTGGATAGCGGGGCGAACTGAACAGAGCCTACGGGTCTTCCAGGGCTCGCGAGGGCCTCATACGTTCTGTGACTCCCCCCGGCTCCGTCGGCCGCGTGCCTGCAGGATTGTCGCGAGTGCGCTGAGCGTCAGGCCCAGAGCGCTGACGGCCGACCAACCGCCGTAGTCCCACGCCATCGTTGCGGCAGCCGAGCCAAAGGCGCCTCCGAGAAACATCGCCCCCATGAAGATCGTGTTCAGCCGCGAGCGTGCACTGGGCCGCAGCGAGAAGGTGATGTGCTGGTTGGAAACCAGGGCGGTCTGTATGCCGAAGTCCAGCAGGATCACCCCGACAACGAGCCCGATGATAGAATCCCAGGCCCCAAGGACGATCCAGGACACCAAGGTCGCGACAGCGCCAAGCATCACGGCGCGATGGGGCCCTTTTCTGTCAGCGAAACGCCCCGCGAGCGGCGCGGCCAGGATGCCGACGGCGCCGACCAGCCCGAACAATCCCGCGATATCGGCCCCCAATCCGAAACGTGGCTCTTCCAGCCGGAAGGCGAGAATCGTCCAGAAGGCCGTGAAGGCGGCGAAAAGGGCGGCCTGAGTCAGCGCTGCGACGCGAAGGGCAGGAAATTCCAGCCACAGATGCAGGATCGAATGGAGCAGCGGACGATATCTCATCCGTGAATCAGGCGCGCTGTGGGGGAGGACAGCGGCCATCAGAGCCGCGGCCGCCAGGGCCATCGGCACGGCGAGCCAGAACATCTCGCGCCAACCGCCGTGGGTCGCCACAAAGCCCGCAAGGGTCCGGCTGAGCAATATGCCCGTCAGGAGCCCCGCCATCACGGTGCCGACCGTGGCTCCACGCTTTTCAGGCGGGGCGAGATGGGCGGCGAACGGCACGATCTGCTGCGCGACCGTCGCCGACAGGCCGACCGCGAATGAGGCGGCGACGACAAGCGCCGCGGTCGGCGCAACGGCCGCCAGAACCAACGCGGCGGCCAATACGACGAGCTGCACGACGATCAGCCGCCGACGCTCAACCAGATCGCCGAGCGGCACGAGAAAAAACAGACCGACGGCGTAGCCGAGCTGCGTCGCGGTGGGGATGGCGGCGCTCGCGGCCCCGGGCAGATCCTGCTCGATCAGCGCAAGCATCGGCTGGTTGTAGTAGATATTGGCGACCGCCAGTCCCGCCGCGGCAGCCATCGCGAAGATCGTGCCGGAGCCTGGCGGGGCTTCAGGGCGGGCATCGCCCTCGGAAGCTGGGCTGTGAGCTGTTTCTTGGGTCGTCATGCTGGTCTCCTCGGCGCCAGGGCTCCTGTATGTGGAGCTGCGGCACGCAAGCCCGCGCGATTCCGACGGGCCGCATTGGCTTGGAAGATAGAATTGTAGCGGTCGCGGTTATAGTGTCTTCCCGTGATGCACGGTTGTATCGTATTCTGTTATTATGGATCTCGCGGCGCTAGCAGTTCTGGTGGAAACGGCGTCCGCGGGCAGTCTGGCGGGCGCCGCCCGCAGGCTGCGCATCACGCCCATGACGGCGACGCGGCTTCTGGCGGCCCTTGAACACGAATTGGGTGTTCGGCTCGTGCAGCGGACGACCCGCTCGCTGTCCCTGACAGCCGAAGGACAAGCCTTTCTGCCCCATGCGCAGGCGCTGGTCGAGGGGGAGGCGGTGGCACTGGCTAGCCTGCGCGGCACGGCCGCTGGCGCAAGCGGGCTTCTGCGCCTGACGGCCTCTTTGGCTTTTGGTCGGCAGGTCGTGGCCCCCCTTGCCGTGGAGTTCATGAGGGCCAATCCAGAGGTCAAGATCGACCTCCTGCTGACCGACAGCCTTGTCGACATCGTCGCAGAGGGAATCGATCTCGCGGTGCGCATCGCCGACCTTGCTGACAGCAGTCTCATTGCGAAACGCCTGGCGGACAATCCGCGCCTTCTGGTCGCGTCTCCAGCTTATATCGATCGTTTTGGTGTACCTACCGAACTCGCCGGCCTGCAGCGGCATGAGTGTCTCATGGTCAGTGCATCCTCGCATTGGGACTTCCGTTCAGGGGATATGTCCCGGCGGATCAAGGTGCTCGGACGCTTCACGGCCAATTCGATCGATGCGATTCATGAGGCCTGTCGCGGCGGACTTGGGATCGCGAACCTGTCGCATTGGGATGTGCAACAGGATCTGAAGGAGGGCGCGCTTGTTTCGATTTCCCTCGCGGATGCCTATCCCGAGCCATTGTCGATCTGGGCGGTCTATCCATCGCGTCGCATGGTCCCGGCCAAGGTGCGGCTCTTTATCGACGCGTTGTCAGGTCATCTGAAGCCGCGCGGCTGACTCACAGGGTTCGGCTGGGCTCCCTCGTTCCGGCGAAAGCCGCGATTGCGCAGGGCAGGCGAATTGTGACATCGCCGCCCATATGCCCCGGCGATGTTGCGACGCGGATATCCCCATCATGGGCCGCGAGGATCGTTCTGCACATGGCAAGGCCAAGACCCATGCCGCCGGCCTTGGTGGTGTAGAAGGGCTCAAAGGCCTTCTGCGCCGCCTCCTCCGAGAAGCCAGGCCCACTGTCCGCCACCGCGATGAGCACGCTCTCGCCGCTCAGCACAGTGCGGACGGACAAGGCGCGCTTGTCGGGCGCCAGGATCTGCATGGCCTGGATCGCGTTATTCATCAGATTGATGACGACCTGCTGAAGCAGAACTCGATCCCCCAGGATTGCGGCGCCCTCGGCTTCCAGAGCCGTCGTCAGTTTGACGCTATTGGCGCCAAGTTCGTTCTGGATGAGATGAATGGCTTCCTCGACCAGCGCGTTCACCGGCAGGGACATCCGGTCCGGCTCGACGCGTGTCATGAATAGGCGAATGCGGCGCACCACTTCCGAGGCCCTCATGGCGGCTGCGCTCGCCTCTTGAAGCGAGGCGCGGACTTCACCGAGATTGGGCGGGTCACGGTCCATCCAGCGGCGGGCGGCGGCGGCATGGGTGGTAATGGCGGCGAGAGGCTGGTTGATCTCATGGGCGATCGAAGCCGACACTTCGCCGACCGTCGCGGCGCGCAGGGCATGGTCGAGCTGGTTACGGGCCTGCTGCAATGCTTCCTGCGCCTTCACGCGCTCCGTGATGTTCAGAATGCAGGCCTGCACCCGGTCGAGCATATCGCGCGGCGGGAAATTGAAGGCGACGATCACCCGCAGGATCTCACCGCGCCTGGTCCTGAT encodes:
- a CDS encoding LysR substrate-binding domain-containing protein, yielding MDLAALAVLVETASAGSLAGAARRLRITPMTATRLLAALEHELGVRLVQRTTRSLSLTAEGQAFLPHAQALVEGEAVALASLRGTAAGASGLLRLTASLAFGRQVVAPLAVEFMRANPEVKIDLLLTDSLVDIVAEGIDLAVRIADLADSSLIAKRLADNPRLLVASPAYIDRFGVPTELAGLQRHECLMVSASSHWDFRSGDMSRRIKVLGRFTANSIDAIHEACRGGLGIANLSHWDVQQDLKEGALVSISLADAYPEPLSIWAVYPSRRMVPAKVRLFIDALSGHLKPRG
- a CDS encoding HlyD family secretion protein: MSHADEIGSLPNTATPAATPAVAIPPASPGLAALRRLAIPIAAIVLVCGLLVLTNERWASWVSNRATQSTDDAYIQSDVSMLSARVSGNIKRVLVADYQSVKAGQPLVEIDPADYIAAVDAAKAGVAGARAALANLKNQEALQRALVTSAEAQLASARAAETESSEEFNRQQALVKGGLAGTEQRLQQATSNLAQATASVQQANAAITAQKSQLDVFIGQEGSLQAGLDAAKATLESAQLKLGYTAIVAPFDGNVGARLVQVSDYVNIGTNLIATVPLPSVHVIASFKETQLTKVEPGQRVDITVDAFPGQTIKGHVERISPASGAVFALLPPDNATGNFTKVVQRIPVRISIDDGQPIKEKLRAGMSVEAEIHTDERR
- a CDS encoding MFS transporter encodes the protein MAAAAGLAVANIYYNQPMLALIEQDLPGAASAAIPTATQLGYAVGLFFLVPLGDLVERRRLIVVQLVVLAAALVLAAVAPTAALVVAASFAVGLSATVAQQIVPFAAHLAPPEKRGATVGTVMAGLLTGILLSRTLAGFVATHGGWREMFWLAVPMALAAAALMAAVLPHSAPDSRMRYRPLLHSILHLWLEFPALRVAALTQAALFAAFTAFWTILAFRLEEPRFGLGADIAGLFGLVGAVGILAAPLAGRFADRKGPHRAVMLGAVATLVSWIVLGAWDSIIGLVVGVILLDFGIQTALVSNQHITFSLRPSARSRLNTIFMGAMFLGGAFGSAAATMAWDYGGWSAVSALGLTLSALATILQARGRRSRGESQNV
- a CDS encoding MFS transporter — its product is MSAGDAMTVASTATGTTGAETSPRPAFAVAAVLLGSFLVGFDTRLFAMALPDLRGGFGLSFDQGAWLNTIATAPQIVVAPAVAWLAATFGIRRVLVLPSIVYAGLSALIPEVRSWEFLLVLHALRGLLLGVFIPATIMIILRTLPIRWWAPALAIYAFRLAFSQSVGVAIVGFYEQYLGWEWVYWQDVVLAPMIGLLVMLGTKRETVNAALWAGGDWGGMALLGASWALIYVALDQGNRLDWFESGLVLSLLLAGGALLIGFIVNEAVVQQPWATHKVISSPNIILAFISILCFDIASISNSLLVPNFLSNVVGLRPEQIGLPIVLGTAVPLTLVMPIAVVMIRRFDIRLSLLIGFVAFAIAGQMGTMITREWSPWTFIPMLMIQAVGQGFTFLAAVVYILANSDPKFATASAAYVQVLRLGGAEMAISLMATWLRQREQLHSYLLGLHVPASSAAVTARVERLASHFAGAGGSAELSRERGVAALADIVSQNANVLAYIDGFRISFWGALAGIAVVAMLGAAPHGPLNPSGRRD